The Humidesulfovibrio mexicanus region CGGGCCTGCCCTTGCGCCAGGTGTTTCCCGACACCTTTGACGAGCATGTGAAGATGGTGGCCCAGGGGCAGATCGACATTTCCTTCAGCAATCCGTTCGTCTACATCCGCTTGGCCAGGCAGGGGGCGACGTGTTTCGCCCGCACGGTGCGCTCGTCCGGCCGCGCGGAGTTCCGCAGCGAGATCATCTGCCGCAGCGACAATCGCGAGTTCTCCACCCTGGCTGACTGCCGGGGCAAGCGCTGGATCGCCGTGGACCCCATCTCGGCCGGCGGCTATTTGTTCGCCCTGGCCCATTTCCATGACCTTGGCATCAACCGTGGCGACTTCGCGGAGATAGCTTTTGCGCCGGGCCCCGGCGGCAAGCAGGAGAACGTGGTGCTGGCCGTGCTGGCGGGCAAGTACGACTTCGGCACCATACGCGAGGGCACGCTCGACGTGCTCAAGGGCCGCATCGACATGGACCAGATACGCGTGCTTGGACGCACCAGGGCCTACCCGGAGTGGCTCTTCGCGGCGCGCAAGGGGCTTGATCCCGCCACCGTGGACAAGATTGCCAAGGCCATGTTCGCCCTGGACCCGCGCAATCCCGAGCACGCCAAGATTCTGGAAGAGGCCAGGCTGGCCCGCATCATCCCGGCGACGGACCGCGACTTCGATCCAGTGCGCGATTTGGTGCGCACGCTTGGGCTGGAGTAGCGGCCATGCGGGTGCTGTCCAAGCTCTCCTTTCAGGCCAAGATCGGCCTCGGCATCTTTCTCATCGTGGTGACCGTGGCCCTTATGACCGCCATCCCCGTGAGCCGCATGGCCAGCCGCGCCATTTTGGCCGAGGCCA contains the following coding sequences:
- a CDS encoding phosphate/phosphite/phosphonate ABC transporter substrate-binding protein — protein: MGDGACRRALSVGVFRLGVAVLLLLCLGCSDQEPATRVDLQSREETSPPPPLGGLTYAYLPQYSHTTSYQRHHLLVEYLARSTGLPLRQVFPDTFDEHVKMVAQGQIDISFSNPFVYIRLARQGATCFARTVRSSGRAEFRSEIICRSDNREFSTLADCRGKRWIAVDPISAGGYLFALAHFHDLGINRGDFAEIAFAPGPGGKQENVVLAVLAGKYDFGTIREGTLDVLKGRIDMDQIRVLGRTRAYPEWLFAARKGLDPATVDKIAKAMFALDPRNPEHAKILEEARLARIIPATDRDFDPVRDLVRTLGLE